The Fluviicola sp. genome contains a region encoding:
- a CDS encoding tetratricopeptide repeat protein yields the protein MILRKGIVLVITLLWVFQSDAFSYEIPKSELDIRNNTTPRPASPIELFNLIDPVEKTDVTDEPAGKKISGSDKKSTAGDSIAVLKLLNAAQPIAHSDYKKAFKLTTEAMQIAEATKDKELIGRAQNTMGNLYWFSGDYTHASEYYIDALKNFQKTKNKAQIAECYRNIGWIYLGQKKYELSEDYLLKSLNLNIKIDNKKRIIINYDDLANLYLTSEQYEKGLKACEKSIALAKKYRFPDAIGTIHITTGLLNYELKRLSEAEKEYNDGIGILVKVPNESYNLCLGYLGLGKVKNDQGKLSEALPLFEKVIALGKDHNFPPELAEGYYLASRIYRAQNNPGKAYDYMELYAETNDSVNARNNRDYIQEMAAKLEYEQNKLQIKSLEQEQKLSDARLDRERNFKIFLIVIIFFLFLFGFFIYRSFLRKKKDNQLIAKAYQEIESKNKDISDSIEYALQIQQARLPQVETIQQSFPEFFVMYLPRDIVSGDFYWFTETDSGKKIFAVSDCTGHGIPGAFMSMMGIDGLNYAILEKRIESSSQILNHVNKFIIESLKQDLETVKNKDGMDTAICIFEKDLSSVKYAGANRPLWLIRNKELIQYAPDKMSIGGNNYSDFEFNEITIPLQKGDSIYLFSDGYPDQFGGERNKKFMTKNLKQLLLEITHLSAREQEAILQTSLQNWKGSFPQIDDIILVGIKL from the coding sequence ATGATCCTTCGAAAAGGAATAGTATTGGTGATTACATTACTTTGGGTGTTCCAATCCGATGCATTTTCTTACGAAATTCCTAAATCTGAGCTGGATATCCGGAACAATACCACCCCAAGACCGGCTTCACCTATCGAATTATTCAACCTCATTGACCCGGTAGAAAAGACAGATGTTACAGACGAGCCCGCAGGAAAAAAAATCTCCGGTTCCGATAAAAAATCAACTGCCGGCGACAGTATTGCCGTATTGAAATTATTAAATGCCGCCCAGCCAATTGCCCATTCCGACTATAAAAAAGCTTTCAAGCTCACCACGGAAGCCATGCAGATTGCAGAAGCAACGAAAGACAAAGAGCTCATCGGACGCGCGCAGAACACCATGGGGAATTTGTATTGGTTTTCGGGTGATTACACGCACGCTTCCGAATACTACATCGATGCACTGAAGAATTTCCAAAAGACCAAAAACAAGGCGCAAATTGCCGAATGTTACCGCAATATCGGGTGGATTTACCTCGGACAAAAGAAATACGAACTTTCCGAAGACTATTTACTCAAATCCCTGAATCTCAATATTAAAATTGACAACAAGAAACGCATCATTATCAATTACGATGATCTCGCGAACCTGTATCTGACTTCCGAACAATACGAGAAAGGTCTGAAAGCTTGTGAGAAATCGATTGCCCTGGCAAAAAAATACCGGTTTCCGGATGCCATCGGGACCATCCATATCACAACCGGCCTGCTCAATTATGAATTGAAACGTTTGTCTGAAGCTGAAAAGGAATACAATGACGGAATCGGCATCCTGGTAAAAGTTCCGAATGAATCCTATAACCTGTGCCTGGGTTATCTCGGTCTTGGAAAAGTGAAAAACGACCAGGGAAAATTATCCGAAGCACTGCCGCTTTTTGAAAAAGTGATCGCATTGGGAAAAGACCATAATTTTCCACCGGAACTGGCAGAAGGGTATTATCTGGCATCCAGGATCTACCGCGCTCAAAACAATCCCGGGAAAGCATATGATTACATGGAGCTTTATGCGGAAACCAATGATTCGGTGAATGCGCGCAATAACCGCGATTACATCCAGGAAATGGCAGCGAAACTGGAGTACGAACAAAACAAGCTACAGATCAAATCCCTGGAACAGGAACAAAAACTATCGGATGCACGTTTAGACCGCGAACGCAATTTCAAGATCTTCCTGATCGTCATTATTTTCTTCCTCTTCCTGTTTGGATTCTTCATTTACCGTTCCTTCCTGCGCAAAAAGAAGGACAATCAACTCATTGCAAAGGCTTACCAGGAAATTGAATCCAAGAACAAAGACATTTCCGACAGCATCGAATACGCGCTGCAAATCCAGCAGGCACGGCTTCCCCAGGTGGAAACCATCCAGCAATCATTCCCGGAGTTTTTCGTGATGTACCTTCCCCGCGATATCGTGAGCGGCGATTTTTACTGGTTCACCGAAACAGACAGCGGAAAGAAGATTTTTGCCGTTTCGGATTGTACCGGCCACGGAATTCCGGGCGCTTTTATGAGCATGATGGGAATTGACGGGCTGAATTATGCTATCCTGGAAAAACGCATTGAGAGCTCTTCCCAGATTCTCAATCATGTCAATAAATTCATCATTGAATCATTGAAACAGGACCTGGAAACCGTTAAGAACAAAGACGGGATGGATACGGCAATCTGTATTTTCGAGAAGGACTTGAGCAGCGTAAAATATGCCGGGGCCAACAGGCCGCTTTGGCTGATCCGCAATAAAGAACTGATCCAGTATGCTCCGGATAAAATGTCCATCGGCGGAAACAATTATTCCGACTTTGAATTCAATGAAATCACTATTCCGCTCCAAAAAGGAGATTCTATTTATTTATTCTCAGACGGATACCCCGACCAGTTTGGCGGCGAACGCAACAAAAAGTTCATGACCAAGAACCTGAAGCAATTATTGCTGGAAATTACCCACCTGTCGGCAAGAGAACAGGAGGCGATCCTGCAAACGAGCCTTCAGAACTGGAAAGGTTCTTTCCCTCAAATTGACGACATCATCCTCGTAGGAATTAAACTTTGA
- a CDS encoding prolyl oligopeptidase family serine peptidase, which produces MKASIGFSVLVAVFCGLHAFGQKKILGPDVYNSWNRVGDVQLSQDGKFSVYSIKPYRGDGFLYFVNLETGKKDSVARGYEPKIDENGSYVVFKIHPGFDTLRKAELAKMNKEKWPKDSLGIWYLSNGSLKKYDQLKEFKLSEKGNALAFVSNKNEWPKGYLSKKETKKEAKREKKKGKVKTDGKLLTLIDPVSKEKKCFRHVTQFELSKDGKYAVFIQQEKFKKDSVRLGIYDFTKKEVWSDQKRVSEYAGITFSGKNNTLLGLATVDTASNKRWSLFTINPETKAFKQLIDTSMQFENNEVLSSNFKPYLNNNDADVFFGVADRPEKPFKDTLLETEKSKVDLWHWKDKRLQPQQLVELKRDQSRTNLAVYHLNSGQAVVLGNDSLYLQASERFNQEYILASCDEAYRYQTWNTMNPTNYYLIRVSDGKLSALREKVYTRGYLSPNGKQFVFWNQRTKEYYLMDTDSQVEACITCSWNGNFFEDKNGMIEEDDPMGIIGWGPNDRTIFVQAEKDILTYDVASRQLRSFTNYLQSSEQDTNYNYSLYNLNADSVYFYPENLVLTRFSKLTKMMDVYRVNEAAGKAPFELISGSGHNYFGFIKAKKSNRIIFNRSSNSDFPDLFATTKPGDEISRISVANPQQSQYNWSTVELIKWNSYSGIPLEGLVYKPENFDPNQEYPLLVYYYEMYSDEIHNHYAPKPTASIIFPTEYASAGYVVFIPNIRYTAGHPANSAYDCILSGTDAVLKKYPNIDSKRMGLQGQSWGGYQTAQLITMTDRFAAAMAGAPVGNMFSAYGGIRWGSGYSRQFQYEHSQSRIGKTIWDSPELYVENSPIFGLPKVKTPLLIMHNDEDGAVPWYQGIELYTGLRRLQKPVWLLNYNGDDHNLMKPANRMDLSIRMRQFFDYYLLNKPEPLWLKEGIPAIQKGKNYKYELTE; this is translated from the coding sequence ATGAAAGCATCGATTGGATTTAGTGTTTTGGTTGCGGTATTTTGTGGGTTGCACGCTTTTGGTCAGAAGAAAATTTTAGGACCGGATGTCTACAATTCCTGGAACAGAGTGGGTGATGTACAACTTTCCCAGGACGGAAAGTTCAGTGTGTATTCGATAAAGCCGTATCGTGGAGATGGTTTTTTGTATTTCGTAAACCTGGAAACGGGGAAGAAAGATTCTGTTGCTCGCGGATATGAGCCTAAAATAGACGAAAACGGCAGCTATGTGGTCTTTAAGATCCATCCGGGATTTGACACGCTGCGTAAAGCGGAACTTGCAAAGATGAACAAGGAAAAATGGCCGAAAGATTCTTTGGGGATCTGGTACTTGTCGAATGGTTCGCTGAAGAAATACGACCAGTTGAAGGAATTCAAGCTTTCTGAAAAAGGCAATGCACTGGCTTTTGTTTCCAACAAGAACGAATGGCCGAAAGGATATCTCAGTAAAAAAGAAACGAAAAAGGAAGCGAAACGGGAGAAGAAGAAAGGAAAAGTAAAAACGGACGGGAAATTACTGACCCTGATTGATCCTGTTTCCAAAGAAAAGAAGTGCTTCCGGCATGTGACACAGTTCGAATTGAGTAAAGACGGAAAGTATGCTGTTTTCATTCAGCAGGAGAAATTCAAGAAAGATTCGGTGCGTTTGGGAATCTACGATTTCACGAAAAAGGAAGTCTGGAGTGATCAAAAGCGCGTTTCGGAATATGCAGGAATTACGTTCTCCGGGAAGAATAATACACTACTTGGACTGGCAACGGTGGATACGGCTTCCAATAAACGCTGGTCCTTATTTACGATCAACCCGGAGACAAAAGCGTTTAAGCAATTGATCGATACATCCATGCAGTTTGAGAATAACGAGGTGTTGTCTTCCAATTTCAAACCGTATCTGAATAATAACGATGCAGATGTGTTTTTCGGAGTGGCTGACCGTCCGGAAAAACCGTTCAAAGACACGTTGCTGGAAACAGAAAAGTCGAAAGTGGATTTGTGGCACTGGAAAGACAAGCGCCTGCAACCACAGCAATTGGTGGAATTGAAACGCGATCAGAGCCGGACCAACCTGGCCGTTTATCACCTGAATTCCGGACAGGCAGTTGTACTTGGAAACGACAGTTTATACCTGCAAGCTTCCGAACGCTTCAACCAAGAATACATTTTAGCGAGTTGCGATGAAGCTTACCGTTACCAGACCTGGAATACCATGAACCCGACCAATTACTACCTGATCCGGGTTTCTGACGGAAAGCTTTCTGCATTAAGAGAGAAAGTGTATACGAGAGGATATTTATCCCCGAATGGGAAGCAATTTGTATTCTGGAACCAGCGCACGAAAGAATATTACCTGATGGATACGGATTCCCAGGTGGAAGCATGCATTACCTGCAGCTGGAATGGGAATTTCTTTGAAGACAAGAACGGAATGATCGAAGAGGACGATCCGATGGGAATCATCGGTTGGGGGCCAAACGACCGCACGATTTTCGTCCAGGCGGAAAAAGACATTCTTACTTACGATGTGGCTTCCAGACAACTGCGTTCCTTCACGAACTATCTGCAAAGCTCGGAGCAGGACACGAATTACAATTATTCGCTCTATAACCTGAATGCCGATTCCGTATACTTTTACCCGGAAAACCTGGTGTTGACACGTTTCAGCAAACTAACGAAAATGATGGATGTGTACCGCGTGAATGAAGCAGCCGGTAAAGCTCCCTTCGAACTGATCTCTGGTTCCGGGCACAATTACTTCGGGTTTATCAAGGCGAAGAAAAGCAACCGTATCATTTTCAACCGTTCTTCGAACAGTGATTTCCCGGATTTGTTTGCCACAACGAAACCAGGTGATGAGATTTCCCGCATTTCGGTAGCAAATCCGCAGCAAAGCCAATACAACTGGTCTACGGTAGAATTGATCAAATGGAACAGCTATTCCGGAATTCCGCTGGAGGGATTGGTGTATAAACCGGAGAATTTTGATCCGAACCAGGAATACCCGTTGTTGGTTTATTATTACGAAATGTACTCGGATGAAATTCACAATCACTATGCTCCGAAACCAACCGCTTCGATTATTTTCCCGACGGAATACGCTTCTGCCGGTTATGTGGTTTTCATCCCGAATATCCGCTATACGGCAGGGCATCCTGCAAACAGCGCTTATGATTGTATTTTGAGCGGAACGGATGCGGTTTTGAAAAAGTATCCGAACATTGATTCCAAACGAATGGGATTGCAGGGACAAAGCTGGGGAGGTTACCAAACAGCGCAATTAATCACCATGACCGATCGCTTTGCAGCTGCGATGGCCGGAGCACCGGTTGGGAACATGTTCTCCGCTTACGGTGGAATCCGTTGGGGATCCGGGTACAGCCGCCAGTTCCAGTACGAACACTCTCAGAGCCGCATCGGGAAAACCATTTGGGACTCACCGGAATTGTACGTGGAGAACAGCCCGATATTCGGCCTGCCAAAAGTGAAAACACCGTTGCTGATCATGCACAACGACGAAGACGGCGCCGTTCCGTGGTACCAGGGAATTGAATTGTATACCGGTTTACGCCGATTGCAAAAACCTGTTTGGCTGCTGAACTATAACGGGGATGACCACAACCTGATGAAACCTGCAAACAGGATGGATTTGAGCATCCGCATGCGCCAGTTCTTCGATTATTACCTGTTGAATAAACCGGAACCATTGTGGTTGAAGGAGGGGATTCCTGCGATCCAGAAGGGGAAGAATTACAAATATGAATTGACGGAATAA
- the pheS gene encoding phenylalanine--tRNA ligase subunit alpha: MKEQIAAAKEAIENYAVTDLNSVEAFRIHFLGSKGELKNLFGELKNVPNEEKKEVGQLLNGLRILAEEKWMLSKESLENVQGADSDVDVTRPAEPVPFGARHPLSIVRSEIIAIFERIGYSVSEGPEIEDDWHNFSALNFPPEHPARDMQDTFFIEKGEREMALRTHTSSVQVRVMESSTPPIRTISPGRVYRNEAISARAHCFFHQVEGLYIDKNVSFADLKQTLDYFAKSLFGDKAKIRMRPSYFPFTEPSAEVDVSCTICNGKGCNVCKYTGWLEILGCGMVDPNVLEASGIDSETYTGFAFGMGVERIAQLKFRVNDLRLYSENDVRFLKQFKGVNF, from the coding sequence ATGAAAGAGCAAATCGCTGCAGCTAAGGAAGCTATCGAAAATTATGCCGTCACAGATCTCAATTCTGTAGAAGCGTTCCGTATTCACTTTTTGGGTTCCAAAGGAGAATTGAAGAACCTTTTCGGGGAGTTGAAAAACGTTCCGAACGAGGAGAAGAAGGAAGTAGGGCAGCTTTTGAATGGCTTGAGAATCCTGGCGGAAGAAAAATGGATGCTTTCCAAAGAGAGCCTGGAAAATGTACAAGGTGCAGATTCCGATGTGGATGTAACCAGACCGGCAGAACCGGTTCCTTTCGGGGCAAGACATCCGCTTTCCATTGTTCGCAGCGAGATCATCGCGATATTTGAACGCATCGGTTATTCGGTTTCTGAAGGACCGGAAATCGAGGACGATTGGCATAATTTCTCGGCATTGAACTTCCCGCCGGAACACCCGGCAAGAGATATGCAGGATACCTTCTTCATTGAAAAAGGAGAACGCGAAATGGCTTTGAGAACGCACACATCATCGGTACAGGTGCGTGTGATGGAATCTTCCACACCGCCGATCCGGACCATTTCGCCGGGAAGGGTTTACCGCAACGAGGCAATCTCTGCCCGTGCGCATTGTTTCTTTCACCAGGTGGAAGGATTGTACATCGATAAGAATGTTTCTTTTGCCGACCTGAAGCAAACGCTGGACTATTTCGCCAAATCCTTATTCGGGGATAAGGCAAAGATCCGTATGCGCCCGTCTTATTTCCCGTTTACGGAACCAAGTGCGGAAGTGGATGTTTCCTGTACGATCTGTAACGGGAAAGGATGCAACGTGTGTAAATACACCGGCTGGCTCGAAATTTTGGGTTGCGGAATGGTAGATCCGAACGTATTGGAAGCTTCCGGGATCGATTCGGAAACGTATACAGGTTTTGCTTTCGGAATGGGAGTTGAGCGCATTGCCCAGTTGAAATTCCGGGTGAACGATTTGCGATTGTACTCGGAAAACGACGTGCGCTTCCTGAAACAATTTAAAGGAGTGAATTTCTGA
- the ytxJ gene encoding bacillithiol system redox-active protein YtxJ gives MGLFSSKQKAEFPWVKLTSSEQLHELLKSSETKPVLFFKHSTRCSISSMALNRFENNMDPERATCVYLDLLAYRSLSNEIAALTKVEHQSPQAILISNHEVIYTETHNGISATDILKLI, from the coding sequence ATGGGACTTTTTTCAAGCAAACAGAAGGCCGAATTTCCATGGGTGAAATTGACGAGCTCTGAACAATTACACGAACTGTTGAAATCTTCGGAAACGAAGCCGGTTTTATTCTTCAAGCACAGTACGCGCTGCAGCATTTCTTCCATGGCGCTCAACCGTTTTGAGAATAACATGGACCCGGAAAGAGCAACCTGCGTTTACCTGGATTTATTGGCGTATCGTTCATTGTCGAACGAAATTGCAGCGCTCACGAAGGTAGAGCACCAATCTCCGCAGGCTATTTTAATCAGTAATCACGAAGTCATTTATACGGAAACACACAACGGAATAAGTGCAACAGATATTTTGAAACTCATTTAA
- a CDS encoding glutaminyl-peptide cyclotransferase, protein MKRRTGIIILLVLVLAAFILVPLMRSGGGSEELEMAKFDLPGDPQAKYGQDIPIKFVIPEGLAKVELLYNDSVFETWNNPKAQTRTVALKTNYYGVGSRSLILRSTFKDGTVLDNSAIVRVTSDIDPEILFVKIVNELPHNPENYTQGYEFDGNQLYEGTGDPGQQGKTVIGPVSLQTGAFLEPKNGLDATYFGEGITILGDLIYQITWQNSKCFVYDKKTMVLKNEFTYVGQGWGLCNDGKSIIMSDGSERITFRDPKSFQATKVIEVYDNVGPRTNLNELEYIDGKIYANVYQTGTVLVIEPTTGRVLQEIDANELVIRGKGTGDVLNGIAYNKLTKKTYMTGKYWTKTFEVQFAK, encoded by the coding sequence ATGAAAAGAAGAACCGGAATCATTATACTTCTCGTCCTGGTATTGGCAGCTTTTATCCTTGTTCCTTTGATGCGTTCGGGCGGCGGATCGGAAGAACTGGAAATGGCAAAGTTTGACCTTCCGGGTGATCCGCAGGCAAAGTACGGACAGGATATTCCTATTAAGTTCGTGATCCCTGAAGGTTTGGCGAAAGTGGAATTGCTTTACAATGATTCGGTATTTGAGACCTGGAATAACCCGAAAGCGCAGACCAGAACAGTTGCTTTGAAAACGAATTATTACGGTGTGGGTTCCAGATCTTTGATTTTGAGATCGACGTTTAAGGACGGAACGGTGTTGGATAATTCGGCGATTGTCCGTGTAACTTCAGACATTGACCCGGAAATCCTGTTTGTGAAAATTGTCAATGAATTGCCGCACAACCCGGAAAACTATACGCAGGGTTATGAGTTTGACGGAAACCAGTTGTATGAAGGTACCGGAGATCCGGGGCAGCAGGGAAAAACGGTGATCGGGCCGGTTTCTTTGCAGACGGGAGCATTCCTGGAACCGAAAAACGGGTTGGACGCTACTTATTTCGGGGAAGGAATTACCATTTTGGGAGATTTGATCTACCAGATTACCTGGCAAAACAGCAAGTGCTTTGTATACGATAAGAAAACCATGGTGTTGAAGAACGAGTTTACTTATGTAGGCCAGGGTTGGGGATTGTGCAACGACGGAAAATCGATTATTATGTCAGATGGTTCCGAGCGCATTACCTTCCGGGATCCGAAATCTTTCCAGGCAACGAAGGTGATTGAAGTTTACGACAACGTAGGGCCAAGAACGAACCTGAACGAATTGGAATACATCGACGGGAAGATCTATGCGAATGTTTACCAAACGGGGACTGTTTTGGTGATTGAACCGACAACCGGCCGTGTTTTGCAGGAAATCGATGCCAACGAGTTGGTGATCCGCGGAAAAGGAACGGGTGATGTACTGAACGGGATCGCTTATAACAAGCTGACGAAGAAAACTTACATGACCGGAAAATACTGGACGAAGACCTTCGAAGTTCAATTTGCGAAGTAA
- a CDS encoding nucleoside deaminase: MISPYNDEYFMRQAYMEAQKAFELGEIPVGAVVVVNNQIIARAHNLTERLHDVTAHAEMQAITAASEYLGAKYLKDCTLYVTLEPCVMCAGALYWSQLDKIIFAARDEKRGAGRFQNELYHPKTVVSKGPLENECSQLMIDFFKEKR; this comes from the coding sequence ATGATCTCTCCCTACAACGACGAATATTTCATGCGCCAGGCGTATATGGAAGCGCAAAAGGCTTTCGAACTGGGAGAAATCCCGGTTGGTGCGGTCGTTGTGGTCAATAACCAGATCATTGCCCGGGCTCATAATTTGACCGAACGGTTACACGACGTGACGGCGCATGCGGAAATGCAGGCAATTACGGCGGCTTCAGAGTACCTGGGAGCAAAATACCTGAAAGATTGTACGCTCTACGTGACGCTTGAGCCTTGCGTGATGTGTGCAGGAGCTTTGTATTGGTCGCAGCTGGACAAGATCATTTTTGCTGCCCGTGATGAAAAGCGCGGAGCCGGCCGTTTCCAAAATGAATTATATCACCCCAAAACGGTTGTCAGCAAAGGGCCATTGGAGAACGAATGTTCGCAGCTAATGATTGATTTTTTTAAAGAAAAACGATAA
- a CDS encoding ATP-binding cassette domain-containing protein has protein sequence MSEIVLQVTNLSKRYKKVEAVKDISFSIQKGNVYGLLGPNGSGKTTTLAMLMGILHPTQGSFSWFGNGQEDKNRLRIGCLLETPNFYPYLNAYDNLRVTATIKNMTNPGARIEEVLEYVDLKERGKRTFRTYSLGMKQRLAVAATLLSDPEVLVLDEPTNGLDPEGIAEMRELILKIGAEGKTIILASHILDEVQKICSHVVMLKQGEMVYNGSMTELLLQRKSYQLMADDPDKLLSVLRGLPVVKILTEDPNSLMVELDENLSGADLNRMIAEKGIYLSELHAYQKSLETIFLERMKL, from the coding sequence ATGTCAGAGATTGTTTTGCAAGTAACTAATTTATCCAAAAGATATAAGAAAGTGGAAGCCGTAAAGGATATCTCTTTCAGTATCCAAAAAGGAAATGTTTATGGTCTGCTTGGTCCCAACGGAAGTGGTAAAACTACCACTTTGGCCATGTTGATGGGAATTTTACACCCCACTCAGGGTTCATTTTCCTGGTTCGGGAACGGACAGGAGGACAAGAACCGGTTGCGGATCGGGTGTTTACTGGAAACTCCCAACTTTTACCCGTATTTGAATGCTTATGATAATTTACGGGTAACGGCTACGATCAAAAACATGACGAATCCGGGAGCCCGAATCGAAGAGGTACTGGAATACGTGGATTTGAAAGAGCGCGGCAAAAGAACTTTCCGTACTTATTCCCTGGGAATGAAACAACGCCTGGCTGTGGCCGCCACTTTGCTTTCTGACCCGGAAGTGCTTGTGCTGGATGAACCGACTAACGGATTGGACCCGGAGGGAATCGCTGAAATGAGGGAATTGATCCTGAAGATCGGTGCGGAAGGAAAAACGATCATTCTTGCCTCACACATTTTGGATGAAGTTCAAAAAATCTGTTCGCACGTGGTGATGCTGAAGCAAGGTGAAATGGTCTACAACGGAAGTATGACCGAACTGTTGCTGCAGCGCAAATCTTACCAGTTAATGGCCGACGATCCTGACAAGTTACTATCCGTTTTGCGTGGCTTGCCGGTTGTGAAGATTCTGACCGAAGATCCGAATTCGTTGATGGTGGAATTGGACGAAAACCTGAGTGGTGCCGATTTGAACCGCATGATAGCAGAGAAGGGTATTTATCTTTCGGAATTACACGCTTATCAAAAAAGTTTAGAGACTATTTTCTTAGAAAGAATGAAATTATGA
- a CDS encoding ABC transporter permease subunit: MRQIIALEYAKLRKFHTLKILFAVYMVVVPCWMYFMNFFFKMNPGLKAIFTQANTFDFPHIWSFVTYSASFFNILLAVSVVVITTNDIQYKTMRQNIIDGLTKRQVIFGKFAFVIFLSTIATVYTFLCGLVIGLIESANTDFYQNIHLNMLYFLQTIGYFSFAFLFAILVKRPAIAIVTFIIYFPVETIVGNIISQKMYQFFPLKIYADLTPIPFFKAVIHSGPKNANNDIFLLSSTEQLSLAGVYIVLCFAVTYFILKRRDL; encoded by the coding sequence ATGAGACAGATTATAGCATTGGAGTATGCCAAATTGAGAAAATTCCATACTCTTAAAATATTGTTTGCGGTTTATATGGTGGTCGTTCCTTGCTGGATGTACTTTATGAACTTCTTTTTCAAGATGAATCCCGGGTTGAAGGCCATTTTCACACAGGCAAACACGTTTGATTTCCCGCATATCTGGAGTTTCGTTACCTATAGTGCAAGTTTCTTCAATATCCTGCTGGCGGTTTCGGTGGTTGTCATTACTACGAATGATATCCAGTACAAAACCATGCGGCAAAACATCATTGACGGGCTTACCAAAAGACAGGTGATTTTCGGGAAGTTTGCTTTCGTGATTTTCCTGAGTACCATTGCGACCGTGTATACTTTCCTTTGCGGCTTGGTAATCGGTTTGATCGAATCTGCAAATACGGATTTCTACCAGAACATTCACCTGAACATGCTCTACTTCCTCCAGACGATCGGTTACTTCAGCTTTGCATTCCTTTTTGCCATATTGGTGAAAAGACCTGCTATTGCAATTGTTACATTCATCATTTACTTCCCGGTTGAAACCATTGTGGGGAATATTATTTCCCAGAAAATGTACCAGTTCTTCCCGCTGAAGATTTATGCGGACCTGACTCCGATTCCTTTCTTTAAAGCAGTCATTCACTCGGGACCTAAAAATGCGAATAACGACATCTTCCTGTTGAGTTCGACCGAGCAGTTGTCTTTGGCAGGAGTTTATATCGTGCTTTGTTTTGCAGTGACTTATTTTATTCTTAAACGAAGAGACCTGTAA